In a genomic window of Vibrio gigantis:
- a CDS encoding cytochrome b562 translates to MKTRSILLSGLIAAAVMSGNAFANVDLKKNMQEMKLAFKQAAEAQSIEEMQKPIVRLDTLVAELKTGVYPVEKEDNFMEGFKKISASLDSIEQKLDQGDLESAQQELRTIDGLREEYHEKRNPSIWSKIFG, encoded by the coding sequence ATGAAAACTCGCTCAATCCTTTTATCTGGCTTAATCGCTGCTGCAGTAATGTCTGGCAACGCATTTGCTAACGTTGACCTTAAGAAAAACATGCAAGAAATGAAGCTTGCATTTAAACAAGCGGCAGAAGCTCAAAGCATTGAAGAGATGCAAAAGCCTATCGTTCGTTTAGATACGCTAGTGGCAGAGCTGAAAACGGGTGTGTACCCAGTAGAGAAAGAAGACAACTTCATGGAAGGCTTCAAAAAGATCAGTGCATCACTGGATAGCATTGAACAGAAGCTAGACCAAGGCGACTTAGAGTCAGCACAACAAGAACTTCGTACTATTGACGGCCTTCGTGAAGAGTACCACGAGAAGCGTAACCCAAGTATCTGGAGCAAGATCTTCGGTTAA
- a CDS encoding phosphatase — protein sequence MELKVDTHTHTYASGHAYSTLIENAKSAKQNGLAMFCTTDHSESMPGAPHYWFFSNQRVLPRFIEGVAIIRGVESNIMNTQGEIDIHPSVDKNLDWVIASFHEPVFRPSDLAAHTEALLNVIKGGRVDALGHLGNPNFDFDFEAVIQCAVEHDVAIEINNTTLKGNSRVGSVDRCYEIARIAKTKGAFITSGSDAHFCNDVGGLDLVAALLDEVGIDSNKVITHSPKQFLSFLALRGRNEIPEYSALV from the coding sequence ATGGAACTCAAAGTAGACACTCACACCCATACATACGCCAGTGGCCATGCCTACAGTACATTGATTGAAAACGCTAAATCGGCAAAACAAAACGGCCTTGCTATGTTCTGTACCACTGACCATTCAGAGTCAATGCCGGGCGCGCCACACTACTGGTTTTTTAGCAATCAGCGTGTACTTCCTCGTTTTATCGAAGGCGTTGCGATTATTCGCGGCGTTGAATCAAACATAATGAATACTCAAGGTGAAATCGATATACACCCAAGTGTTGATAAGAACTTAGATTGGGTGATTGCAAGCTTTCATGAGCCGGTTTTCCGCCCGTCAGATTTAGCAGCTCACACTGAGGCTCTCTTGAATGTTATTAAAGGTGGTCGAGTCGATGCACTTGGCCATTTGGGCAATCCTAATTTTGATTTTGACTTCGAAGCGGTCATTCAATGTGCGGTAGAGCACGACGTCGCCATCGAGATAAATAACACGACACTGAAAGGCAATAGCCGCGTAGGCAGTGTTGATCGCTGTTACGAGATCGCGAGAATAGCAAAAACAAAAGGAGCATTTATCACTTCGGGTAGTGATGCTCATTTTTGTAATGATGTTGGTGGTTTGGATCTTGTGGCTGCACTGCTTGATGAGGTTGGCATTGACTCGAATAAGGTGATTACTCATTCACCGAAGCAATTCTTGTCGTTTCTGGCGTTACGTGGTCGTAATGAAATACCAGAATACTCAGCGCTTGTTTAA